Proteins encoded together in one Candidatus Sulfotelmatobacter sp. window:
- a CDS encoding SIS domain-containing protein — translation MTPTNQKENSANPKRSHAMLREIYEQPAAIAKTIAKHLKDDIIFPGELDSIESALLTFEKLIIAASGSSRHAGLAGEIMIEDLSGVAVDVEYASEYCYRSTHAAVDPIVMVITQSGETADTIAAQREALTRGVKTIAISNVPETTIVREAGAALISGAGAELSIPATKSFTTQLTILYLMALFLARKRGRMTSEVTRSYLQRLMRLPDAIEKGLASWDELAAEFGGVHFKAEKFLYLGRGVHYAIAREGALKLKEISYAHAEGYPAGELKHGPNALVDDKLPVVVLATCDHRDPDSVLRYRRTLDVMKEVRSRRGPLVTVATEGDKDVAGTADHVFYVPAAPELLLPIVEVIPLQLFAYHIAVNKGYDVDHPRNLVKAVVTE, via the coding sequence ATGACTCCTACAAACCAGAAGGAAAACTCCGCAAATCCAAAGCGCTCTCACGCCATGCTACGGGAGATTTACGAGCAGCCTGCGGCCATTGCCAAGACCATTGCGAAGCACCTGAAAGACGACATCATCTTTCCCGGCGAACTCGACTCGATCGAAAGCGCGCTCCTGACTTTTGAGAAGCTGATCATCGCCGCCAGTGGCTCAAGCCGCCACGCAGGCCTGGCGGGCGAAATCATGATCGAGGATCTTTCCGGTGTCGCCGTCGACGTAGAATACGCCAGCGAATATTGTTATCGCTCGACTCACGCTGCGGTCGATCCGATCGTGATGGTGATTACGCAGTCCGGCGAAACGGCGGACACGATCGCTGCGCAGCGCGAAGCCCTGACACGTGGCGTTAAGACCATCGCAATCTCGAACGTGCCCGAGACTACCATCGTACGCGAAGCCGGGGCCGCCCTGATCTCGGGAGCCGGGGCGGAGCTGTCCATTCCCGCGACGAAAAGTTTTACGACGCAGCTCACCATTCTCTATCTCATGGCTTTGTTCCTGGCGCGGAAGCGCGGCCGCATGACTTCGGAAGTTACGCGCTCGTACTTGCAGCGCCTGATGCGGCTTCCCGATGCGATCGAAAAGGGACTGGCAAGCTGGGATGAGCTCGCCGCGGAATTTGGCGGCGTCCACTTCAAGGCGGAAAAGTTTCTCTACCTCGGCCGGGGCGTGCATTATGCGATCGCTCGCGAAGGCGCGCTCAAGCTCAAGGAAATTTCCTACGCCCATGCCGAAGGCTATCCCGCGGGTGAGCTGAAACATGGCCCCAACGCGCTAGTCGATGACAAGCTGCCCGTGGTAGTTCTGGCGACTTGCGATCACCGCGATCCCGACTCCGTGTTGCGCTACCGGCGAACTCTGGACGTAATGAAGGAAGTGCGATCCCGCCGCGGACCGCTGGTGACCGTCGCGACCGAAGGAGACAAGGATGTCGCAGGAACCGCAGATCACGTTTTCTATGTGCCCGCGGCTCCAGAGTTGCTTTTGCCCATCGTCGAAGTCATCCCATTACAACTGTTCGCCTATCACATCGCCGTGAACAAAGGCTACGACGTAGATCATCCGCGAAATCTGGTGAAGGCAGTGGTAACCGAGTAG
- a CDS encoding RNB domain-containing ribonuclease translates to MTDANPSHLDLQAVAKQITQQRGFQPDFPPQVPLQLADLKAHPPQIAAAGEIRDLRNLLWSSIDNDTSRDLDQIEVVEAGANGDVKVMVGIADVDAFVAKNTPIDQHAARETTTVYAGVRNFPMLPEELSTGKTSLLENQDCLSVVIEFVVDSAGIVNSPAVYRAVVRNKAQLQYNSLGAWLEGTAAAPTKVTASNDLQAQLKLQNEVAQKLKAQRFQHGALSLQTDELQPLMLNDQVIEVVKQQKNHATELIEDFMVAANGVVARMLEKVSSLRRIVRTPKRWDRIVQLAGTKNEKLPAEPDSKALNDFLLKRKAADPDHFADLSLAVIKLIGPGEYVLERAGDVAPGHFGLAVQDYTHSTAPNRRFADMVTQRLIKAMLAGQKNPYSDEELTAIAANCTQKEDAAKKVERDMSKRLAAVAMRNRIGEVFDAIVTGATDHGTFVRALQPRIDGLLAQGEQGLDVGDKLRVKLIRTDVQKGYIDFARA, encoded by the coding sequence ATGACAGACGCTAATCCCAGCCATCTCGACCTACAGGCCGTCGCCAAACAGATCACGCAACAGCGCGGCTTCCAGCCGGATTTTCCTCCTCAGGTTCCCCTGCAACTGGCCGACCTGAAAGCCCACCCGCCGCAAATCGCGGCTGCGGGCGAGATCCGCGACCTGAGGAATCTACTCTGGTCCTCGATCGACAACGACACTTCCCGCGATCTCGACCAAATTGAAGTTGTCGAAGCAGGCGCGAATGGCGATGTGAAAGTGATGGTTGGCATCGCCGACGTCGATGCCTTCGTGGCAAAGAATACTCCCATCGACCAGCACGCCGCGAGAGAAACGACCACCGTGTACGCCGGAGTCCGTAACTTCCCTATGCTCCCGGAAGAACTTTCCACCGGCAAGACTTCGCTTTTGGAAAATCAGGATTGCCTCAGCGTCGTAATCGAGTTCGTCGTCGATTCTGCCGGGATCGTGAATTCGCCCGCAGTATATCGCGCGGTGGTCCGCAACAAAGCTCAACTGCAATACAACTCGCTCGGGGCATGGCTCGAAGGGACAGCTGCTGCTCCGACCAAGGTTACTGCATCCAATGATCTACAGGCACAACTGAAACTGCAAAATGAGGTAGCGCAGAAGCTGAAAGCGCAGCGCTTTCAGCACGGCGCCCTCAGCCTGCAAACTGACGAACTCCAGCCGCTGATGCTCAACGATCAAGTTATCGAGGTTGTGAAGCAACAGAAGAACCACGCCACCGAACTAATCGAAGATTTTATGGTTGCGGCCAATGGCGTGGTCGCGCGTATGCTTGAGAAAGTGTCGTCCCTCCGCCGAATCGTGCGTACGCCCAAGCGCTGGGACCGAATCGTGCAACTGGCGGGAACCAAGAATGAAAAGTTGCCCGCTGAGCCTGATTCAAAAGCTCTTAACGACTTTTTGTTGAAGCGTAAGGCCGCCGATCCCGACCACTTCGCCGATCTCTCGCTCGCCGTCATCAAACTCATCGGACCGGGAGAATATGTGCTGGAGCGTGCCGGCGACGTTGCTCCCGGGCACTTCGGCCTAGCGGTGCAGGACTACACTCACTCCACGGCACCCAACCGCCGCTTCGCCGACATGGTCACGCAGCGGCTGATCAAAGCCATGTTGGCAGGTCAGAAAAATCCTTACTCTGACGAGGAACTCACGGCGATCGCCGCCAACTGTACCCAAAAAGAAGACGCCGCCAAGAAGGTCGAACGCGACATGTCCAAGCGCCTGGCGGCGGTAGCCATGCGAAACAGAATCGGCGAAGTCTTCGACGCCATTGTTACCGGCGCGACCGACCACGGAACTTTCGTTCGCGCTCTACAACCCCGCATCGACGGCCTGCTGGCGCAAGGCGAGCAGGGACTCGACGTGGGGGATAAGCTGCGCGTGAAGCTCATCCGCACCGATGTGCAAAAGGGATATATCGACTTCGCCCGCGCCTAG
- a CDS encoding DUF2127 domain-containing protein: MTSLAFMRHLATMQERHRRQRRVLRAVALVELIKGIFVVLMGLCALALVHKDVWLYAESLLALLHINTDRQFAQVFLDFADSVTDARLWAAARIAFAYAALRFTEGYGLWKGRTWAEWVALVSGTLLLPLEIRELMRGLSWTRGALLVVNLGVVIYMLYVIRANRREREQPAMGAEV; the protein is encoded by the coding sequence GTGACATCCCTCGCATTCATGCGCCATCTCGCCACCATGCAGGAACGGCACCGCCGCCAGCGGCGCGTGCTGCGGGCAGTAGCCCTGGTCGAACTCATCAAAGGCATCTTCGTTGTGCTGATGGGGCTTTGTGCGCTTGCCCTGGTGCACAAAGATGTATGGTTGTATGCCGAAAGCCTGCTCGCTCTGTTGCACATCAATACGGATCGACAGTTCGCCCAAGTCTTTCTCGACTTCGCGGACAGTGTTACTGACGCGCGCCTTTGGGCCGCCGCCCGCATCGCATTCGCCTATGCCGCCCTGCGCTTTACCGAGGGTTATGGTCTGTGGAAGGGGCGCACCTGGGCCGAGTGGGTCGCCTTGGTTTCCGGCACCTTGCTTCTTCCACTGGAGATTCGCGAACTTATGCGCGGCTTGAGCTGGACTCGCGGCGCTTTGCTGGTCGTCAATCTGGGGGTCGTTATCTACATGCTCTACGTCATCCGCGCCAACCGGCGCGAACGCGAACAGCCCGCCATGGGTGCGGAAGTCTAG
- a CDS encoding phosphoesterase — protein MGISLRVRVFYHDKCFDGASSAALFSRFYRERIRSDVNFVFTGLVHRAGALFDEKEFDGDENAIVDFKYSSSPRITWWFDHHESAFLSPADAEHFERDQSNRKFYDPDFKSCTSFIAMIGQQRFGFDPAPVADLVHWTDIIDGALYPDAKTAVGMEAPAMKLTMVIESAPDHGFVPNLIPLLATKSLAEILEEPFVAPLLPPLLKRHELSIGILEQRTECKDATIFFDVTDHDLEGYNKFIPYYLHPESVYSVGLSKSSFRVKVSVGSNPWAPQEPEVNLARICERYGGGGHARVGAISFNVNQHAAAIKASQEIVAELRGAIRQKKAK, from the coding sequence ATGGGGATTTCATTGCGCGTACGGGTTTTTTACCACGACAAATGCTTTGACGGAGCTTCTTCCGCCGCACTCTTTTCACGCTTCTATCGCGAGCGCATTCGCAGCGACGTCAACTTCGTCTTTACTGGCCTCGTGCATCGCGCCGGGGCGCTATTCGACGAGAAAGAATTCGACGGCGACGAAAACGCCATCGTCGATTTCAAGTACTCCAGTTCGCCAAGAATAACCTGGTGGTTCGACCATCATGAGAGCGCGTTCCTCTCGCCCGCCGACGCCGAGCATTTCGAGCGCGACCAGAGCAATCGCAAGTTCTACGATCCCGATTTCAAGTCCTGCACCAGTTTCATCGCCATGATCGGGCAACAGCGTTTCGGCTTTGATCCCGCGCCCGTGGCCGATCTCGTGCACTGGACCGACATCATCGACGGCGCCCTCTATCCTGACGCCAAGACTGCCGTCGGCATGGAAGCTCCCGCCATGAAGCTCACCATGGTCATCGAATCGGCGCCCGATCACGGCTTCGTCCCCAACCTCATTCCGCTGCTGGCCACGAAATCTCTGGCCGAAATTCTCGAGGAGCCTTTCGTCGCCCCCTTGCTTCCGCCGCTCCTCAAACGCCATGAACTGTCTATCGGCATTCTCGAGCAGCGCACGGAATGCAAAGACGCGACCATCTTCTTCGACGTCACCGATCACGATCTCGAAGGCTACAACAAATTTATTCCCTATTACCTGCATCCTGAATCGGTCTATAGCGTGGGCCTCAGCAAGAGCAGTTTTCGGGTGAAAGTTTCGGTGGGATCGAATCCCTGGGCGCCGCAGGAACCGGAAGTGAACCTGGCGCGCATCTGTGAGCGCTATGGCGGCGGCGGCCATGCCCGCGTCGGCGCCATCTCGTTCAATGTGAACCAGCACGCCGCGGCCATTAAAGCATCACAGGAAATCGTGGCGGAACTGCGCGGCGCCATCCGGCAGAAAAAGGCAAAGTAG
- a CDS encoding DUF4870 domain-containing protein: protein MAFCNMCGAQIADGTTTCSVCAGRVATVPPTPTTAAAGGMTDNVAGMLAYITIIPAIIFLVMEPYNRNRFIRFHAWQCLFFAGALLALHIGLSIFTFVPFMALITLPLHLVVSLGGFVFWIILLMKANQGQMYKLPVIGDMAEKQANAI from the coding sequence ATGGCTTTTTGCAATATGTGCGGCGCACAAATCGCAGACGGCACCACGACGTGTTCGGTGTGCGCGGGAAGAGTTGCCACGGTGCCCCCAACGCCTACCACCGCCGCCGCGGGCGGCATGACCGACAATGTGGCCGGAATGCTGGCTTATATCACCATCATTCCAGCCATTATTTTTCTGGTGATGGAACCGTATAACCGGAATCGCTTTATCCGTTTCCACGCCTGGCAGTGTCTGTTCTTCGCGGGAGCCTTGCTGGCGCTACACATCGGCCTGTCGATTTTTACCTTTGTCCCCTTCATGGCGCTGATCACCTTGCCCCTGCACCTTGTGGTCAGCTTGGGCGGATTTGTTTTTTGGATCATCCTGCTGATGAAAGCGAACCAGGGACAGATGTACAAACTGCCCGTGATCGGCGACATGGCGGAAAAGCAGGCGAACGCGATCTAG
- a CDS encoding transcriptional repressor, with the protein MLQKRIDDQPTISRQMVREAQEILHKHLKGVGLKQTAQRDAILRAFLETRDHLSTDELHRLVQKKDARIGYTTVYRTLKLLAECGLASEVAFHDGIARFEHQYNRRSHHHMVCTGCGSSVEFFSQEVGQLEQEIGHKYNYVTTRHTFQIYGVCEDCRNAG; encoded by the coding sequence ATGCTTCAGAAGCGCATTGATGACCAGCCCACCATCTCGCGCCAGATGGTCCGCGAAGCCCAGGAGATCCTGCACAAGCACCTGAAGGGCGTCGGCCTGAAGCAGACCGCGCAACGCGACGCCATTCTCCGGGCCTTCCTCGAAACCCGCGACCACCTTTCTACCGACGAACTGCATCGCCTCGTCCAGAAAAAGGACGCACGTATCGGCTACACCACTGTATATCGCACCCTGAAGCTGCTGGCCGAGTGCGGATTAGCCAGCGAAGTCGCCTTCCACGACGGCATCGCCCGCTTCGAACACCAGTACAATCGCCGCAGCCATCACCACATGGTCTGCACCGGATGCGGCAGTTCCGTCGAGTTCTTTTCCCAGGAAGTCGGCCAGCTCGAACAGGAAATCGGCCACAAATATAACTACGTCACCACCCGGCACACGTTCCAGATCTACGGCGTCTGCGAAGATTGCCGGAACGCGGGTTAG
- a CDS encoding penicillin acylase family protein: MSTFAEIRTPSTRRSPLLRSLLWLLLAALLLLAGLVGYAYHVAYSALPQLDGQLLVSGLSSPVTVTREAHGVPTIEAASLADLFFAQGYVTAQDRLWQMDIMRRYGSGELSEILGEDTLKIDREQRILGLRAAAKKSLGMASERDRSYYEAYARGVNAYIGTHGDRLPIEFRILRYTPKPWQSEDSVVVANSMVKDLNFHYFFDALAREKILAKLGPELTADLYVNRSWHDHPPTVMREDLTQPDSNSDSDDEDDDDSPDNSVTQRSAPTVSPVGLMAEEGLPVNGSNNWVVSGAHTVTGKPLLSNDMHLGHQMPNLWYEAHLHSGTFDVVGVTLPGMPYVIVGHNQRVAWGFTNVGPTVTDVFIENFDAQGAYQAPGEWVQPEHRAETIHVKGKPDVNVDVKITRHGPIITELVPGETRPLALRWTLYDGLHIPFFDVNAAQNWDEFCRAFSQLDAPGQNVVYADVDGNIGYHATGKVPIRAAGDGSLPQSGADNMHEWTSYIPFEKLPSIYNPPSGIIATANGRITPDNYPNSISMEWEAPWRTARIYHVLESGRKFSATDMLALQTDVHSEADLFAAERFVYAVDHASKPSPRVKQAADLMRGWDGRMQASSAVPTIAENSMLQLRRLLLEPKLGSAPADSGKQDESLSWKTYSWEMRSVWMENIMLHRPKRWLPEKYPNYEELLTAAVEAAVNGPEVPKDLASWRWGTFNAVQIEHPILGKIPLIQQWSGPGVQEQSGSGYTVKAVSRHHGPSERFTANLADLDQSTLNIVTGQGGNFLSPYYMDQWKAWYGGTTFALPFSAKAVDAAKAHRILLGPVSPSAQP; encoded by the coding sequence ATGAGCACCTTCGCCGAAATCCGTACGCCAAGCACTCGACGATCGCCCTTGCTCCGCAGTCTACTGTGGCTGCTACTGGCGGCGCTGCTGCTTCTAGCGGGGCTGGTGGGCTATGCCTATCATGTCGCGTACTCGGCCCTCCCCCAACTCGACGGACAATTGCTGGTCAGCGGACTCTCATCCCCAGTCACGGTCACGCGCGAGGCGCACGGCGTGCCGACGATTGAAGCGGCGAGCCTCGCCGATCTTTTCTTCGCTCAAGGCTATGTCACCGCGCAGGACCGGCTGTGGCAGATGGACATCATGCGTCGCTACGGCAGTGGCGAGCTGTCGGAGATTCTCGGAGAGGACACGCTGAAGATCGACCGCGAACAGAGAATACTAGGCCTGCGGGCAGCGGCAAAGAAGTCCCTGGGGATGGCCAGCGAACGCGATCGCAGCTACTACGAGGCTTACGCGCGCGGCGTAAACGCCTACATTGGGACCCATGGCGATCGGCTGCCCATTGAGTTTCGCATTCTGCGTTACACGCCGAAGCCGTGGCAGTCGGAAGATTCGGTCGTGGTGGCCAACTCGATGGTGAAGGATTTGAACTTTCACTATTTTTTCGACGCGCTGGCCCGGGAGAAAATTCTGGCCAAACTTGGGCCGGAATTGACCGCGGACTTGTATGTGAATCGCTCATGGCACGATCATCCGCCGACCGTGATGCGCGAGGATCTGACCCAGCCCGACAGCAATTCTGACTCAGACGACGAAGATGACGACGACTCGCCCGACAATTCGGTCACGCAGCGAAGCGCGCCGACGGTTTCACCGGTCGGCCTGATGGCGGAAGAGGGCTTACCGGTCAATGGATCCAACAATTGGGTCGTTTCCGGGGCCCACACAGTGACGGGCAAGCCGCTGCTTTCGAATGATATGCATCTCGGCCATCAGATGCCTAACCTGTGGTACGAGGCGCATCTGCACTCCGGCACTTTTGATGTTGTGGGCGTGACTCTGCCGGGCATGCCGTATGTAATCGTGGGCCACAATCAGCGCGTCGCGTGGGGATTTACAAACGTCGGACCGACTGTAACCGATGTCTTCATTGAGAATTTCGACGCGCAGGGTGCGTACCAGGCTCCAGGCGAATGGGTGCAGCCCGAACATCGCGCCGAAACAATTCACGTCAAAGGTAAGCCGGACGTGAACGTGGATGTGAAAATTACGCGGCATGGGCCGATCATCACCGAACTCGTTCCGGGGGAAACCAGGCCACTGGCGCTGCGCTGGACGCTCTATGACGGATTGCACATTCCCTTCTTCGATGTGAACGCCGCTCAGAACTGGGACGAATTCTGCCGCGCATTTTCGCAATTGGATGCGCCCGGGCAGAACGTCGTGTATGCCGATGTGGACGGCAACATTGGATATCACGCGACGGGCAAGGTGCCGATCCGCGCCGCTGGCGACGGCAGCCTGCCGCAGAGCGGCGCCGACAACATGCACGAGTGGACTTCTTACATTCCGTTCGAGAAGTTGCCCAGCATTTATAACCCGCCGTCCGGAATCATTGCGACGGCGAACGGAAGAATTACTCCAGACAATTATCCCAATTCGATCAGCATGGAGTGGGAGGCGCCGTGGCGCACGGCGCGCATTTATCACGTGCTGGAATCGGGACGCAAATTCTCCGCGACGGACATGCTGGCGCTACAAACCGACGTTCACTCGGAGGCAGACTTGTTCGCGGCGGAGCGCTTTGTCTATGCCGTCGATCATGCTTCCAAGCCATCGCCGCGGGTGAAACAAGCAGCGGACCTGATGCGCGGCTGGGACGGGCGCATGCAGGCTTCATCCGCAGTGCCGACGATCGCTGAGAATTCAATGCTGCAACTGCGGCGTTTGCTGCTGGAGCCGAAGCTCGGTAGCGCACCAGCGGATTCCGGAAAGCAAGACGAAAGTCTAAGCTGGAAAACCTATTCGTGGGAGATGCGCTCGGTTTGGATGGAAAATATTATGCTGCACCGGCCAAAGCGCTGGCTGCCGGAGAAATATCCCAACTATGAGGAACTGCTTACCGCCGCAGTGGAGGCGGCAGTGAATGGTCCGGAAGTGCCGAAAGACTTGGCCTCGTGGCGCTGGGGTACGTTCAATGCCGTGCAGATCGAACATCCGATTCTGGGAAAGATTCCATTGATCCAACAATGGTCCGGGCCGGGAGTCCAGGAGCAGTCTGGCAGCGGATATACGGTAAAGGCGGTGTCGCGGCATCACGGCCCGTCAGAGCGATTCACGGCAAACCTGGCCGACCTGGACCAGTCGACGCTCAACATTGTGACCGGGCAGGGCGGGAATTTTCTTAGCCCCTATTACATGGATCAATGGAAGGCATGGTATGGGGGCACGACATTCGCTCTGCCGTTCAGCGCAAAGGCGGTGGACGCGGCGAAGGCGCACAGGATCCTGCTGGGACCGGTCAGCCCAAGCGCGCAACCATGA
- a CDS encoding bifunctional homocysteine S-methyltransferase/methylenetetrahydrofolate reductase yields MAADFRSRIKQSPVLCDGAMGTLLYAKGIFINRSYDELNLSQPDLIRGIHHDYLQAGAEIIETNTFGGNSFRLGRHSLADKVHDINRTGVRLAREAAKSFDVWVAGSVGPLGTRIEPLGKTSFEEARQAFREQIEALVEGGVDLLILETFGYLEEIHQAMLAARDVSASLPIVAQVTIDEDGNCLDGSDPQTFVARLEEWGADVIGCNCSVGPVAMLDAMERVRAATSLPLAAQPNAGIPRSVDGRNIYLCSPEYMASYARKFVAAGVRLVGGCCGTTPEHIRVMKSALRVGEARGKATSAHVAPGQTAIPAVPAVPLESRSLVGARLARGEFLTMVEIVPPKGIDIRKEVEGARFLKSVGVDAVNIPDSPRASARMSNQALSLLIQRDVGIDAILHYTCRDRNVLCIQSDLLGAAAVGIKNLICITGDPPKMGNYPDATAVFDVDAIGLVNIVHNLNRGLDLGGNPIGSGTGFVIGVGANPGLTDLDEEIRRFEYKVEAGAEYAVTQPVFDLRLLENFLRRIEHCRIPVVAGIWPLVSVRNAEFMKNELRVSVPDAILERMARAQNPEAARAEGIAIAREMLMAARQMAQGAQISAPQGRYSSAVDVLEALGSLGSLGSLGSQASA; encoded by the coding sequence ATGGCGGCTGACTTTCGCTCCCGGATCAAGCAGTCTCCCGTCTTGTGCGACGGGGCCATGGGAACCCTGCTTTACGCCAAGGGCATCTTCATCAACCGGTCCTACGACGAACTGAATCTCTCCCAGCCCGACCTGATTCGCGGCATCCACCACGATTACCTGCAAGCTGGTGCCGAGATTATTGAAACCAATACTTTCGGCGGTAACTCTTTCCGCCTGGGACGACATAGCTTAGCGGACAAAGTTCACGACATCAATCGAACCGGGGTTCGTCTGGCTCGCGAAGCCGCCAAAAGCTTCGATGTGTGGGTCGCGGGATCGGTTGGCCCGCTGGGAACCAGAATCGAACCTCTGGGCAAGACCTCGTTCGAGGAGGCGCGGCAAGCCTTCCGGGAGCAGATCGAGGCATTGGTTGAAGGTGGCGTAGATCTGCTGATCTTGGAAACGTTCGGATATCTGGAAGAGATTCATCAGGCCATGCTGGCTGCCCGCGATGTGAGCGCATCGCTGCCGATCGTGGCGCAGGTCACCATCGACGAAGACGGCAACTGCCTCGACGGCTCCGACCCGCAAACTTTTGTGGCGAGGCTGGAGGAGTGGGGCGCGGACGTGATCGGGTGCAATTGTAGCGTGGGTCCGGTGGCCATGCTGGATGCCATGGAGCGAGTGCGGGCAGCGACTTCCCTGCCGCTTGCAGCGCAACCGAACGCCGGGATTCCGCGGTCTGTCGACGGCAGAAATATTTACCTGTGCTCGCCCGAATATATGGCCAGCTATGCGCGCAAGTTCGTGGCTGCCGGCGTGCGGCTCGTGGGCGGCTGTTGTGGAACTACACCAGAGCACATTCGGGTGATGAAGTCGGCGTTGCGGGTGGGCGAGGCGCGGGGAAAGGCGACGTCCGCACATGTGGCCCCCGGCCAGACTGCCATCCCCGCCGTTCCCGCGGTCCCGCTTGAGAGCAGGTCATTGGTGGGCGCTCGGCTCGCTCGTGGCGAATTTTTGACCATGGTGGAGATCGTCCCTCCGAAAGGGATCGACATTCGCAAGGAAGTCGAGGGAGCACGGTTTTTGAAGTCGGTGGGCGTAGATGCAGTGAACATTCCGGATAGCCCAAGGGCCTCGGCGCGGATGAGCAACCAGGCGTTGTCATTGCTGATCCAGCGCGATGTCGGAATCGACGCGATTTTGCACTATACCTGCCGCGATCGAAATGTTCTATGCATTCAGAGCGACTTGCTCGGAGCGGCCGCGGTCGGCATCAAGAATCTGATCTGCATCACCGGCGATCCCCCGAAGATGGGAAACTATCCGGACGCGACGGCGGTGTTTGATGTGGACGCGATCGGACTGGTCAATATTGTGCACAACCTGAACCGGGGACTCGACCTCGGCGGAAATCCGATTGGAAGCGGCACAGGGTTTGTGATTGGCGTGGGTGCGAACCCTGGGCTGACCGATCTGGACGAGGAGATTCGCCGCTTCGAGTACAAAGTCGAGGCTGGCGCGGAATATGCGGTAACTCAACCGGTTTTCGACCTGCGCTTGCTGGAGAATTTCCTGAGGCGCATCGAACACTGCCGGATTCCGGTGGTGGCAGGGATTTGGCCGCTGGTCAGCGTGCGCAATGCCGAGTTTATGAAGAACGAACTGAGAGTCTCCGTGCCCGACGCGATTCTGGAGCGCATGGCGCGGGCGCAGAATCCCGAAGCAGCGCGGGCTGAGGGCATCGCCATTGCACGCGAGATGCTGATGGCCGCCCGGCAGATGGCGCAGGGGGCACAGATTAGCGCTCCACAGGGACGGTACAGCTCGGCGGTGGATGTGCTGGAAGCGCTGGGATCCCTGGGTTCCCTGGGTTCCCTGGGTTCCCAGGCTAGCGCATAG
- a CDS encoding exodeoxyribonuclease VII small subunit, with protein sequence MPKFEECLQRLEKIVQELEKGEVPLEKSLTLFEEGMQLSSTCRKELEQAEGKVEILLKKNGKLQAEPFEALTEKSPARR encoded by the coding sequence TTGCCGAAATTTGAAGAGTGCCTGCAGCGACTGGAGAAAATTGTTCAGGAGCTCGAAAAGGGAGAAGTCCCTCTGGAGAAATCGCTGACACTGTTTGAAGAGGGCATGCAGCTTTCTTCCACCTGCCGGAAGGAACTGGAGCAAGCGGAGGGAAAAGTCGAGATTCTGCTGAAAAAGAACGGAAAGCTTCAGGCTGAACCATTCGAAGCGCTGACGGAAAAGTCGCCTGCACGACGGTAA
- a CDS encoding farnesyl diphosphate synthase produces the protein MLAETLEQGRQLTDAALDRLIPLETRHPESIHKAMRHSVFAGGKRLRPVLCIEAGRMVSGEFPPRIEELGAALEMLHTYSLIHDDLPALDNDDLRRGRPTCHKAFGEATAILAGDALQTLAYEVLARLKCPAEARVRIIEEIAHDTGTLDGMIGGQVVDLEAEHTKPTPEMLEYIHRSKTAALITASLVSGGLYAGAKDSQVGKLRAFGLAVGLAFQIVDDVLDVTQTSEQLGKTAGKDTASEKVTYPALFGVEASLQRAEALVNDAFAELESFGEKAETLRELARFLVERKK, from the coding sequence ATGCTGGCTGAGACTCTCGAACAAGGACGGCAACTGACCGACGCGGCGCTTGACCGGCTGATTCCACTGGAGACGCGGCATCCCGAGTCGATTCACAAAGCCATGCGCCATAGCGTGTTCGCGGGCGGGAAGCGCCTGCGGCCCGTGCTCTGCATCGAGGCAGGACGCATGGTGTCGGGAGAGTTTCCTCCGCGCATCGAAGAACTGGGTGCGGCGCTGGAGATGCTGCATACTTATTCGCTGATCCACGACGACCTGCCGGCGCTCGACAATGACGATCTTCGGCGCGGGCGGCCGACGTGCCACAAAGCCTTCGGCGAGGCCACGGCCATTCTGGCTGGAGATGCACTGCAAACGCTGGCCTATGAAGTTCTCGCCCGGCTGAAGTGTCCGGCGGAAGCGCGCGTGCGCATTATCGAAGAGATTGCCCACGACACCGGAACCCTCGACGGCATGATCGGCGGGCAAGTGGTCGATCTCGAAGCGGAACATACGAAGCCGACGCCCGAGATGCTGGAGTATATCCACCGTTCAAAAACCGCGGCATTGATCACGGCCAGCCTGGTCAGCGGCGGCTTGTACGCGGGAGCGAAAGACAGCCAAGTAGGAAAGTTGCGGGCTTTTGGGCTAGCGGTTGGGCTGGCCTTTCAGATTGTCGACGATGTACTCGACGTAACTCAGACTTCAGAACAACTGGGAAAGACGGCCGGAAAAGATACGGCTTCTGAGAAAGTCACCTATCCCGCGTTGTTTGGGGTGGAAGCCTCGCTGCAAAGGGCGGAAGCGCTGGTGAACGATGCCTTCGCCGAACTCGAGAGTTTTGGCGAGAAGGCGGAGACGCTGAGGGAGTTGGCGAGGTTTCTGGTGGAGCGGAAAAAGTAG